Proteins co-encoded in one Candidatus Bathyarchaeota archaeon genomic window:
- a CDS encoding molybdopterin-binding protein has protein sequence MAIDMEVICVGNELLIGKIPNTNAHWLAKQATQLGVNVKRVTVVQDLIDEIANSICEAIARKPRFIITTGGLGPTFDDKTLQGIARALNRKLEVNPAALEMVKQRIIEYAKKRQMPTETELTPPRVKMATFPEKTEPIINPIGTAPVAKANVDDTVLFALPGVPSEMEAIFTQTIKPLLKEAVGCNMFCEQSIFVEDIMESRLAPLIDQVMSENEGVYIKSHPMLTEIKPRIEAHLTTIASPEEEPARKIFKAATELCRLIEQNNGKAQFQQ, from the coding sequence ATGGCTATTGACATGGAAGTTATCTGTGTTGGAAACGAGTTGCTCATCGGGAAAATCCCCAACACAAACGCGCATTGGCTAGCAAAACAAGCCACCCAGCTAGGCGTGAATGTAAAGCGAGTAACCGTAGTGCAAGACCTCATTGACGAAATAGCCAACTCTATTTGTGAAGCCATAGCACGCAAGCCGCGCTTCATAATCACTACAGGCGGTTTAGGACCAACCTTTGACGACAAAACACTCCAAGGCATCGCAAGAGCACTTAACCGCAAATTAGAAGTAAACCCAGCAGCCCTCGAAATGGTCAAACAAAGGATTATAGAATACGCGAAAAAACGGCAGATGCCAACAGAAACCGAGCTGACGCCGCCCAGAGTGAAGATGGCAACTTTTCCTGAAAAAACAGAACCAATAATCAATCCAATTGGAACTGCACCCGTAGCCAAAGCGAACGTAGACGACACAGTTCTGTTTGCTCTTCCAGGCGTGCCATCTGAAATGGAAGCAATTTTTACACAAACGATTAAACCATTACTTAAGGAAGCCGTCGGTTGCAACATGTTTTGTGAACAGAGCATTTTTGTAGAGGATATAATGGAGTCCCGTTTAGCCCCCTTAATCGATCAAGTAATGAGCGAAAATGAAGGAGTTTACATAAAATCTCACCCCATGTTAACCGAAATCAAACCCCGCATTGAGGCGCATCTAACAACCATTGCGTCACCAGAAGAAGAACCCGCTCGAAAAATCTTTAAGGCTGCAACTGAGCTTTGCCGTTTAATCGA